Proteins encoded in a region of the Pseudothermotoga elfii DSM 9442 = NBRC 107921 genome:
- a CDS encoding ADP-ribosylglycohydrolase family protein, whose protein sequence is MKAWEYEAFLRKNARPSEEITQGSWEDSADLWIFPEQVVKMFWQSKVPGSGAPECLIAGAIQSVENMGRNVEKAEDLFKIGLELYKNDKISELRAVTSLIFESLRNAPIISDHNYHCYSRPERWEDISCNFPKQSWALRGDIYDKILGGWIGQIAGSSMGTKFEGYSGSSLETTFGEGLGYYVGDVNTLNDDITYEIAFLMAANEDGELTSKKIATKWIEMIPFGWSAEYIALENLKMGIFPPESGIFNNPFQEWIGAQMRCMVHGLLMPGLPEKAAYLAYIDSCISHAGNGLYGGIHSAVLTSLAFTTDDIHRLIELSLEYVPRKSEFEEVLRSVVQWCKNSKSWRDVRNMIENRFVKYNWIHVYPNLCCVIAALWYGEGDFDRTMYIISALGYDVDCNAGEAGTVLGVLNGANMIPKKWTDPLENTLRTYIDGWKRTEITMLAEATLAISEKVKKKIGIC, encoded by the coding sequence TTGAAGGCATGGGAATACGAGGCTTTTTTACGGAAAAACGCCCGACCGTCTGAAGAAATTACGCAGGGTTCGTGGGAAGATTCTGCTGATCTGTGGATTTTTCCTGAACAAGTCGTAAAAATGTTCTGGCAAAGTAAGGTACCTGGATCAGGCGCTCCAGAATGTTTGATCGCCGGTGCTATACAATCTGTAGAAAATATGGGCAGAAATGTTGAAAAAGCGGAAGATTTATTCAAGATAGGATTGGAGCTCTATAAGAATGACAAAATTAGTGAATTGAGAGCTGTTACAAGTTTGATTTTCGAATCACTGAGAAATGCTCCCATTATAAGTGACCATAATTACCATTGTTATTCAAGACCTGAAAGATGGGAAGACATATCGTGCAATTTTCCAAAACAGAGCTGGGCTCTCAGAGGGGATATTTACGATAAAATTCTTGGTGGATGGATAGGACAAATTGCGGGTTCATCTATGGGAACAAAATTTGAAGGATATTCTGGTTCAAGTTTGGAAACAACTTTTGGCGAAGGGCTTGGTTATTATGTTGGCGATGTGAATACATTAAATGATGATATAACATATGAAATAGCCTTTCTGATGGCCGCAAATGAAGATGGAGAATTGACATCGAAAAAGATTGCAACAAAATGGATAGAAATGATACCTTTCGGCTGGAGCGCAGAATATATTGCTCTTGAAAATCTCAAAATGGGTATTTTCCCACCGGAGTCTGGCATCTTCAATAATCCTTTTCAAGAATGGATAGGTGCGCAAATGCGCTGTATGGTTCATGGTTTGTTAATGCCAGGTTTGCCAGAAAAGGCTGCTTATTTAGCCTATATTGATTCTTGTATTTCTCATGCAGGCAATGGTTTATATGGGGGTATTCACAGTGCTGTTTTGACATCTCTTGCATTTACAACGGACGATATTCATCGTTTGATAGAACTTTCTTTGGAATATGTCCCAAGAAAAAGTGAATTTGAGGAAGTACTTCGCAGTGTAGTTCAATGGTGTAAGAATTCAAAATCCTGGCGTGATGTGAGAAATATGATCGAAAACCGCTTCGTCAAATACAATTGGATACATGTTTATCCGAATTTATGCTGCGTGATAGCTGCCCTCTGGTATGGCGAAGGAGATTTTGATAGAACTATGTATATAATTTCTGCTTTGGGATACGATGTTGACTGTAATGCTGGCGAAGCTGGCACTGTTCTTGGGGTTTTGAATGGTGCTAACATGATACCAAAAAAGTGGACAGATCCCCTGGAGAATACCTTAAGGACTTATATCGATGGCTGGAAAAGGACGGAGATTACTATGCTTGCGGAAGCAACGTTGGCAATTTCGGAAAAGGTGAAAAAGAAAATAGGTATTTGTTAG
- the acpP gene encoding acyl carrier protein — MNREELVERIRELVAEKLGLDIDEVTNDADLVEDLDADSLDLVDLAMAIEDEFGITIADEELEKIKTVQDIIKNLSSKIKFEEEEKEEEEEAEEE, encoded by the coding sequence ATGAACAGGGAAGAACTTGTAGAACGGATCAGAGAACTGGTTGCTGAGAAACTGGGGCTTGATATTGATGAAGTTACCAATGATGCCGATCTGGTGGAAGACCTGGATGCAGATTCTCTTGATCTGGTGGATCTCGCCATGGCAATAGAAGACGAATTTGGTATCACGATAGCTGATGAAGAATTAGAAAAAATAAAAACTGTTCAGGACATTATTAAAAATTTGAGCAGCAAAATAAAATTCGAAGAAGAAGAAAAAGAAGAGGAAGAAGAGGCTGAGGAAGAATAA
- a CDS encoding type I phosphomannose isomerase catalytic subunit, whose translation MILKTIPKIREMIWGDRELGKLFGAKSEKPVGEVWLLSDHPLITTEVQTLSGKTLHINSVLESFNLNIERFPILLKLISAKEWLSIQVHPDDSFARKIEKEPWGKTECWFFLKKSTIGLIPEKINPDELPLKPDKIKKRLKILHPQYGDFLYIPAGTMHAIGPESMLIEIQQSSDLTYRVYDWERGRDLHIEKAVLVSKNVNIDNLIYKNFESFRSQYFHIYRVSGTTKILSNSIIVMLSNGEINSHKTSKYETFLLLGKEITRIKGNALVIKPGQVWYSNSKQ comes from the coding sequence TTGATACTCAAAACAATACCTAAGATTCGAGAAATGATATGGGGAGATCGTGAGTTAGGCAAATTATTCGGCGCAAAATCTGAAAAACCGGTTGGAGAAGTGTGGCTTCTATCAGATCATCCTTTAATTACTACAGAAGTACAGACACTTTCTGGAAAAACCCTACACATAAATTCTGTACTGGAGTCCTTTAATTTGAACATCGAAAGGTTTCCCATACTTTTGAAATTAATTTCGGCTAAGGAATGGCTATCGATCCAGGTCCATCCTGATGATAGTTTTGCAAGAAAAATTGAAAAGGAGCCTTGGGGAAAAACAGAGTGCTGGTTTTTCTTAAAGAAAAGCACAATAGGTCTTATCCCTGAAAAAATCAATCCTGATGAGCTACCTTTAAAACCGGATAAAATCAAAAAAAGATTGAAAATACTTCATCCACAATATGGCGATTTTTTGTACATACCTGCTGGCACTATGCACGCGATTGGGCCTGAGTCAATGTTAATTGAGATTCAACAATCTTCCGATCTAACTTACAGAGTTTACGACTGGGAACGTGGCCGCGATCTACATATAGAAAAGGCAGTTCTTGTATCAAAAAATGTCAACATAGATAACCTGATCTATAAGAACTTCGAGAGTTTCCGATCACAGTATTTCCATATATACCGAGTTTCTGGAACAACAAAAATCCTGTCAAACTCCATAATCGTAATGTTGAGCAATGGTGAAATCAATTCCCACAAAACATCAAAATATGAGACATTCCTCTTGCTGGGAAAGGAAATAACCAGAATTAAAGGAAATGCACTGGTTATAAAACCTGGCCAAGTTTGGTATTCTAACTCTAAACAGTGA
- a CDS encoding DUF342 domain-containing protein, whose translation MKIQSKVSNNGLEAYVTVFTDEEESLSKDAILSHLRENGIVFGIIDQAIEDIVSQRIVNTPVLVAVGKEPINGEDGQILMLKLGKEEETEITKDKIDLRELPSRTRHIVKAGQEIAEIVPPTPGIEGRNVFGRTLNPKPGKPAQVKLGKNVKLSEDGRKVIASTDGILLAKPDGSIDVNEVLIVKGDVDYAVGNIDFPGEVQISGDVKPGFTVKAKGNISISGVVEAATIISFEGSVSVLGVKGREKGVIKAKEDIQAKFLENAIVEAGKNVIVNGPVTNCHIKAGVGVKASGSKGIIAGGSISAGFVLEAEEIGSPLGVRTTIEIGFDPEVRERIKVLRGQLELDRENLGKLVNIYRTLKALMEKNEGKLPADKMEIYRKVGQTLINLRNSIESTEKELQTIEQQVKDRFSHAKVIAKRILHPGVEIMIFEKRFYTDKSFEKAIVLIENQEVRLGGYSVDTQNNT comes from the coding sequence GTGAAAATACAGTCAAAGGTTTCTAATAATGGACTCGAGGCATATGTAACAGTTTTTACCGACGAAGAAGAAAGTTTATCAAAAGACGCAATACTCTCACATCTGAGGGAAAATGGCATTGTATTTGGAATAATTGACCAGGCAATAGAAGATATTGTAAGCCAGAGAATCGTTAATACACCTGTTTTAGTAGCTGTCGGCAAGGAGCCGATTAATGGAGAAGATGGCCAAATATTAATGCTCAAGCTGGGAAAAGAAGAAGAAACAGAAATTACAAAAGATAAAATTGATCTAAGAGAGCTCCCCAGCCGCACGAGACACATAGTTAAAGCAGGGCAAGAAATAGCAGAAATAGTACCACCAACTCCAGGCATAGAGGGAAGGAATGTTTTCGGCAGAACTCTTAATCCAAAACCAGGAAAACCAGCACAGGTAAAACTTGGAAAAAACGTGAAACTCTCGGAGGACGGTAGAAAAGTGATTGCTAGCACAGACGGTATCCTACTGGCAAAACCAGATGGATCTATAGACGTAAATGAGGTTTTGATCGTAAAAGGAGACGTTGATTATGCAGTTGGAAATATAGATTTTCCCGGCGAAGTCCAGATTTCAGGTGATGTAAAACCAGGATTCACAGTTAAGGCAAAAGGAAATATCTCAATATCTGGCGTCGTTGAAGCAGCAACAATAATATCTTTCGAAGGATCTGTGAGTGTTCTCGGTGTTAAGGGAAGAGAAAAGGGTGTTATAAAAGCAAAAGAAGATATTCAAGCAAAATTTCTCGAAAATGCAATTGTAGAGGCCGGTAAAAATGTCATTGTAAATGGACCCGTGACAAACTGTCACATAAAAGCAGGGGTGGGAGTTAAGGCATCTGGATCGAAAGGTATTATTGCAGGTGGATCAATTTCAGCAGGTTTTGTTCTGGAAGCAGAGGAAATTGGTTCACCCTTAGGGGTGAGAACAACAATCGAAATTGGATTCGACCCTGAAGTCCGCGAAAGAATCAAAGTGTTGAGAGGACAATTGGAACTTGACCGCGAAAACCTCGGCAAACTGGTCAATATTTATAGAACTTTAAAAGCACTGATGGAAAAAAACGAAGGTAAACTGCCAGCGGACAAGATGGAGATTTACAGGAAAGTCGGTCAAACACTTATTAATTTAAGAAATTCTATCGAATCAACCGAAAAAGAGTTACAAACTATAGAGCAACAGGTTAAAGATAGATTCAGTCACGCAAAAGTTATAGCGAAAAGGATTCTCCATCCTGGTGTAGAGATCATGATTTTCGAAAAAAGATTTTACACCGATAAAAGTTTTGAAAAAGCAATTGTCCTAATCGAAAATCAGGAAGTTAGGCTTGGGGGTTACTCAGTTGATACTCAAAACAATACCTAA
- the trmFO gene encoding methylenetetrahydrofolate--tRNA-(uracil(54)-C(5))-methyltransferase (FADH(2)-oxidizing) TrmFO, producing MKVHVVGAGLSGSEIAYQLAIRGLKVILHEMRPSKMTPVHKTSYFAELVCSNSLKSDSIKNASGLLKRELELFGSLILRVARNCAVPAGKALAVDREEFSKQVTHVIRESGIDIVIEELRYIPDSKEDIWIIATGPATSDSFASWLREKVGHNMYFFDAVSPIITADSIDYSVVFRADRYGIGNQDYLNCPMNEYEYDRFYEALINAEVLPVKDFEKDLLFERCKPIEDIAKSGKRSLLFGPMKPTGIIDPRTGKQPFAVVQLRKENLDETLYNIVGFQTRLKWGEQRKIIRLIPGLEKAEIVRYGVMHKNIYINSRKVLDPFMRLKNDRKIFFAGQITGVEGYLESVASGLYVALNVYRISKNQEPLELPKSTMTGCLLNYILKGTDTTLQPMYANYGLMGPANKNREEVAKTALRDLENFLNYSQWKEGGIRENTVKGF from the coding sequence TTGAAAGTACACGTAGTAGGGGCGGGGTTGTCTGGCTCTGAAATTGCTTATCAGCTTGCTATTAGAGGTTTAAAAGTAATTTTGCACGAAATGCGCCCTTCAAAGATGACGCCAGTTCATAAAACAAGTTATTTTGCAGAGCTTGTTTGTAGCAATTCTCTGAAGTCCGATAGCATAAAAAATGCATCTGGATTGCTTAAAAGAGAACTTGAGTTATTCGGCTCTTTGATATTAAGGGTTGCCAGAAATTGCGCTGTACCTGCAGGGAAAGCCCTTGCTGTGGATCGAGAAGAATTCTCCAAGCAAGTAACTCACGTTATTAGAGAATCTGGAATCGATATTGTAATTGAAGAATTGAGATACATACCTGACAGCAAAGAGGATATATGGATTATTGCAACTGGACCCGCGACGAGCGATAGTTTCGCATCCTGGTTAAGAGAAAAAGTTGGACACAATATGTATTTTTTTGACGCTGTATCACCAATAATAACTGCTGATAGCATAGATTACTCTGTTGTTTTCAGAGCAGATAGATATGGAATTGGCAATCAGGATTATTTAAATTGTCCGATGAATGAATATGAATATGATAGATTTTACGAGGCGCTCATCAATGCGGAAGTGCTACCTGTGAAAGACTTTGAAAAAGATTTGTTGTTTGAACGTTGTAAACCAATCGAAGACATTGCAAAGAGTGGTAAGAGATCATTGCTGTTTGGACCTATGAAACCCACAGGTATAATAGATCCCCGGACCGGGAAACAACCTTTCGCTGTCGTGCAACTTAGAAAGGAAAATCTTGACGAAACATTGTACAATATAGTTGGTTTTCAAACACGTTTGAAATGGGGAGAACAGCGAAAAATTATACGATTAATACCGGGACTTGAGAAAGCTGAAATAGTCCGCTATGGGGTTATGCATAAAAATATTTACATAAATTCCAGAAAAGTTCTCGACCCATTTATGAGGTTGAAAAATGACAGAAAAATCTTTTTTGCTGGTCAGATCACAGGTGTAGAAGGATATCTCGAATCAGTTGCAAGTGGTTTGTACGTGGCATTGAATGTTTACAGGATCTCAAAAAATCAAGAGCCCTTGGAATTACCTAAATCCACGATGACAGGGTGTTTGCTGAATTACATACTGAAAGGTACTGATACAACTCTTCAACCCATGTATGCAAATTATGGTTTAATGGGTCCGGCAAATAAAAATCGCGAGGAGGTGGCTAAAACCGCCCTGAGAGATCTCGAAAATTTTCTCAATTACTCTCAGTGGAAAGAGGGGGGCATTCGTGAAAATACAGTCAAAGGTTTCTAA
- a CDS encoding ATP-binding protein yields the protein MRETLTISFSSKTINTRVARAVIRSFLSHKGIFDEEIWDTELGVNEAITNIIRHTYKGDQTKYIIMTLVWDYTQRKIEIMLRDFGDQVDPEIIKPKTPSSDKEGGFGLYLINRIFDSVKLKNRDNGNLLILTKTYAQSGDEN from the coding sequence ATGAGAGAAACTCTCACGATATCTTTTTCGTCAAAAACTATCAATACAAGGGTTGCAAGAGCAGTTATTAGATCATTTTTGTCTCACAAAGGGATCTTTGATGAGGAGATCTGGGATACAGAACTTGGTGTTAATGAGGCTATCACTAATATAATAAGGCATACTTATAAAGGTGACCAAACGAAATATATAATCATGACACTGGTATGGGATTATACTCAGAGAAAAATAGAGATCATGTTGAGAGATTTCGGAGATCAGGTTGATCCAGAGATTATCAAGCCTAAGACACCATCTTCCGATAAAGAAGGCGGGTTTGGACTTTATCTGATAAACAGGATTTTCGATTCTGTCAAATTAAAAAATCGCGATAACGGAAACCTTCTTATCCTCACAAAAACTTATGCACAATCGGGTGATGAAAATTGA
- a CDS encoding DUF4940 domain-containing protein produces the protein MKITAITQKSVIIDELGIKDELKKFSEIVIESKIPVSVKLSGKNLLLIYVDTFLGPAVVAFEKDIIPVELLKNYLNQICLKVIPYGNLLTEISRVISPWKGQKMVGILFTQENEARLKYREQLSKIALNIVNLGEKDLYVLATNYLNIDKSAKFSLSSPSENMIESLRQAFVVDRYVSESGILNYQDIPKYRVNVRIDPKDIDFISDRVSSTDLFQLSQRRKISVQSAYNQERLIESKYWLRFDIGVDCFLYACGLRESQGRVST, from the coding sequence ATGAAAATAACAGCTATTACACAAAAATCAGTGATTATTGACGAGCTGGGCATAAAAGATGAACTCAAAAAATTTTCAGAAATAGTCATAGAATCAAAAATACCAGTATCGGTTAAATTATCCGGTAAAAACCTCCTGTTGATTTATGTAGATACCTTTCTGGGGCCTGCGGTAGTTGCCTTTGAAAAAGATATTATTCCTGTTGAGCTTTTGAAAAATTACTTAAACCAGATATGCCTCAAGGTTATCCCATATGGGAATTTACTAACCGAAATATCGCGTGTAATATCACCCTGGAAAGGACAAAAAATGGTAGGTATCTTATTCACCCAGGAAAACGAAGCAAGACTGAAATATAGAGAACAATTAAGTAAAATTGCATTGAATATTGTAAACCTTGGCGAGAAAGATCTGTATGTTCTTGCTACAAATTATTTGAATATAGACAAATCAGCCAAATTTTCCCTGTCATCCCCTTCAGAAAATATGATAGAGTCTTTAAGGCAGGCTTTCGTAGTTGATAGGTATGTCTCTGAGAGTGGTATTCTCAATTATCAGGATATACCAAAATACCGTGTGAATGTTCGTATAGATCCAAAAGATATCGATTTCATATCTGACAGAGTCTCATCCACCGATCTTTTTCAGCTCAGTCAGAGAAGAAAAATTTCTGTTCAGAGCGCATACAATCAGGAAAGATTAATTGAGAGCAAGTACTGGCTACGTTTTGACATAGGTGTTGATTGTTTTCTGTATGCCTGTGGATTGAGAGAAAGTCAAGGGCGGGTGTCAACATGA
- a CDS encoding epoxyqueuosine reductase QueH has translation MILHVCCAPDATTAVERLRDEGYEPVLLFFNPNIQPDEEYLKRLEAVRTLSDILNLTLIVENLPVDLWKKEIEEFKDYGEGSIRCFKCIEYRLRFAAWYAKKNNFKAFSTTLTTSPKKNILWIHSIGEKLSKDFNIEYIRRDFRKKDGFKRSVELSKMFGLYRQNYCGCIYSLREKRLGMITR, from the coding sequence ATGATCTTGCATGTTTGCTGTGCCCCAGATGCAACAACTGCAGTTGAGCGGTTGCGCGATGAAGGTTATGAACCTGTTTTATTATTCTTCAACCCGAACATTCAACCAGATGAAGAATACTTGAAACGCCTGGAAGCTGTAAGAACTCTTTCTGATATCCTGAACCTTACGTTAATAGTAGAAAATCTACCCGTTGACTTATGGAAAAAAGAAATAGAGGAATTTAAAGACTATGGTGAAGGATCTATCAGATGCTTCAAGTGTATTGAATATCGTCTCAGATTTGCGGCGTGGTATGCAAAAAAGAACAACTTTAAAGCCTTTTCCACAACATTGACGACAAGCCCGAAAAAAAATATCCTCTGGATACATAGCATAGGCGAAAAATTGTCAAAAGATTTCAATATAGAATACATTCGCAGAGATTTCAGAAAAAAAGATGGTTTCAAAAGAAGTGTCGAATTGAGCAAAATGTTTGGATTGTACAGGCAAAATTACTGCGGTTGCATTTATTCACTGAGGGAGAAAAGATTAGGGATGATTACCAGATGA
- the dtd gene encoding D-aminoacyl-tRNA deacylase, whose translation MRSVVQRVHSAEVKVGGEVVGSIEKGLIVFLGVGKKDSEKDVEWMCEKILNLRIFEDESGKMNRNVINIKGGILIISQFTLYGDCRRGRRPSFSDAAPPEYGKYLYKKFVEMVREKVQNVSEGIFGAHMDIKVINDGPVTLLLDSERRF comes from the coding sequence CTGAGATCTGTTGTTCAGAGAGTTCACAGTGCAGAGGTTAAAGTCGGTGGCGAAGTAGTTGGAAGTATTGAAAAAGGATTGATTGTATTCCTTGGAGTGGGGAAGAAAGATAGCGAGAAAGACGTAGAGTGGATGTGTGAGAAAATATTGAATTTGAGGATTTTTGAAGATGAATCGGGAAAGATGAATCGAAATGTTATTAATATCAAGGGAGGCATTTTGATCATATCTCAATTCACACTTTATGGAGATTGCAGGCGTGGCAGAAGACCTTCTTTTAGTGACGCTGCTCCTCCAGAATATGGGAAATATCTCTACAAAAAATTTGTGGAAATGGTGAGAGAAAAAGTTCAAAATGTATCAGAGGGTATTTTCGGAGCCCATATGGACATAAAAGTTATTAACGATGGACCTGTAACATTGCTCTTAGACAGCGAGAGGAGATTTTGA
- a CDS encoding RelA/SpoT family protein: MVYSLDIAKQILDLQGKFYSEDDKKLLTKAYDMASYAHENFYRESGEPFIAHPVEVCKILAQMNVDIQTLVAAMLHDAVEDSEGKVKIEDVEREFGKEISRIVDGVTKVSRLNTPVNMSDSKLKIETIQKMLFAMAEDIRVIFVKLGDRLHNMRTIDFVRDEQKRLYKARETLEIYAPIAHKMGIYSIKWELEDLAFKVLNRNEYNRIKNLVSEKKREREQRVKEYVEILQKALADNNIVARVEGRFKHYYGIWQKLKGKGKSFDEIYDLFGIRAIVKDVTTCYNVLGIVHSIWKPLPGRIKDYIAAPKSNGYRSLHTTVITGYGEPLEVQIRDEEMHTEAEYGLIAHWIYKDGINVRTMQKWVNQLLEWRRELTKDLSGLEEFKKELQMDEVFVFTPKGEVKHLPLGATPIDFAYTIHTDIGHRFAGAKVNGKMVPISYQLKNGDLVEIIVGKNSRPSLDWLKYAKSPRTKAKIRKYFREQFQSELVDRGKDVLRRVSKQLAKPIEEIMESIVTKKYLQNQGITEDEFYSRIGEGTISYGDLLNLLNPLTEKNQPLVKKKRKLLNLQPAVEISGLKNIDIHLAKCCGPVPGDEIIGVVSRKGITVHNVSCPNIKNIDSDKIFEARWNGNSQDRFETALRLELREKKDIGKLVQLLENKGITVLKASLVTTKWNYSVASLSLAVNNLKQLEEAKHSLESLDSVISVERGKLV, from the coding sequence ATGGTATATTCCCTTGATATTGCAAAGCAAATTCTCGATTTGCAAGGCAAATTTTATTCGGAAGATGACAAAAAATTACTTACAAAAGCCTATGACATGGCTTCATATGCTCATGAGAATTTTTACCGCGAGTCAGGTGAACCATTTATAGCTCACCCTGTCGAGGTGTGCAAGATACTCGCACAGATGAATGTGGATATCCAAACTCTTGTAGCCGCCATGCTGCATGACGCTGTTGAAGATAGCGAAGGTAAAGTAAAAATCGAAGACGTGGAACGAGAGTTTGGAAAAGAAATAAGCCGAATTGTTGATGGAGTGACAAAGGTCAGCAGATTGAACACACCTGTCAATATGAGCGATTCAAAATTGAAGATAGAAACCATACAAAAAATGCTTTTCGCAATGGCTGAAGATATCAGAGTAATATTTGTCAAACTTGGAGATAGATTGCACAATATGAGAACTATTGATTTTGTTCGTGATGAACAAAAAAGATTGTATAAAGCGAGAGAAACACTTGAAATATATGCTCCTATTGCTCATAAAATGGGAATTTATTCCATCAAATGGGAACTGGAAGATCTTGCCTTTAAGGTCCTGAACAGGAACGAATACAATCGTATTAAAAATCTGGTATCAGAAAAGAAAAGAGAGAGAGAACAGCGAGTCAAAGAGTATGTCGAAATACTTCAAAAAGCGTTAGCCGATAACAACATCGTAGCAAGGGTAGAAGGTCGATTTAAGCATTATTATGGTATATGGCAAAAACTTAAAGGAAAAGGAAAAAGTTTTGATGAAATCTATGATCTTTTTGGAATAAGAGCCATCGTTAAAGATGTCACAACATGCTACAATGTGCTTGGAATAGTGCACAGCATATGGAAGCCCTTACCTGGTAGAATAAAAGATTACATAGCTGCTCCAAAATCCAATGGCTATAGATCTCTTCACACGACAGTGATCACCGGATATGGTGAACCCCTTGAAGTACAAATAAGAGATGAGGAAATGCACACGGAAGCTGAATATGGTTTAATAGCGCATTGGATATACAAAGACGGTATCAATGTCAGAACGATGCAAAAATGGGTAAATCAACTTCTTGAATGGCGAAGGGAGTTGACAAAAGATTTATCAGGTTTGGAAGAATTTAAGAAAGAACTGCAAATGGATGAGGTTTTTGTCTTCACACCAAAAGGCGAGGTAAAACACCTTCCTCTGGGAGCTACACCCATAGATTTTGCATATACGATCCACACAGACATTGGTCATAGATTTGCCGGAGCCAAGGTAAACGGAAAAATGGTACCCATAAGCTATCAGTTGAAAAATGGAGATTTAGTTGAAATAATCGTTGGAAAAAATTCCAGACCAAGCCTTGATTGGTTGAAGTACGCAAAATCTCCAAGAACCAAAGCAAAGATACGAAAATATTTTCGAGAACAATTTCAAAGCGAACTTGTTGATAGAGGGAAAGATGTCCTGCGGCGCGTTAGCAAACAACTGGCCAAACCTATAGAAGAAATAATGGAATCGATCGTAACAAAAAAATACCTCCAGAATCAGGGTATCACGGAAGATGAATTTTACAGCCGAATAGGCGAGGGAACGATATCTTATGGGGATTTGCTGAATTTATTAAATCCATTGACAGAGAAAAATCAGCCATTGGTCAAAAAGAAACGAAAATTGCTTAATTTACAGCCAGCTGTAGAGATCTCCGGGCTGAAAAACATAGATATACATCTGGCAAAATGTTGCGGTCCAGTTCCTGGTGATGAAATTATCGGAGTAGTGAGTAGAAAGGGCATAACTGTACACAATGTTTCCTGCCCGAACATAAAAAACATAGATTCAGATAAAATATTTGAAGCACGATGGAATGGGAACTCACAGGATAGGTTCGAAACAGCCCTTAGATTGGAACTTCGCGAAAAGAAAGACATTGGAAAGCTCGTGCAATTACTCGAAAACAAAGGAATAACTGTTCTTAAGGCTTCTCTGGTAACAACAAAGTGGAATTATTCCGTTGCTTCTCTGAGTTTGGCTGTAAATAATTTGAAGCAACTTGAAGAAGCCAAACATTCTCTTGAATCACTTGATAGCGTAATATCTGTCGAAAGGGGGAAACTGGTCTGA